In Bacteroidota bacterium, the DNA window ATCCTGCTTTACTTTTGTCCAAGTAGCTTTTATGTCTTCTTTTTTATCAAGTGCTTTAATGGTTGTATCAAGATATTGATAAAAAGGACTAAAAGCATAATAAGCGATAGTTACCATTTCTTCTGGTGAAAAATATTTATTTTTTGGTAATTGTGTGAAATAATGCAACATAGTTTATTTGATAAAAGGGTTATTGTATTGTTCTTGTTTTAATTTTGGTATTTTATTTTCTTCTTTTATTTCAAGTTTTTCAGGCTTTTCGTTTGAAGCCATAACCGCTCTGCTTTTTGCCCATTTTCGCATATCATCAATAACTTCGCTCATTGTTTTTGCAAGTGGATAAGTTTTTTCAATGGCATCTTTTATGTCTTCGTTTGTTAAAGCTTCTCCATTGTCATAAGCCTGAAACATTGCTTCTTTTACTGCTTCTTCCAATTCCGCGCCAGAAAAACCTTTGCTTGTTTTTGCAAGTTCTTCAATATTAAATTTGCTTAAATTAGAACGCCTTTTTTTAATATGAATTTTAATAATATCCTTTCGTTCTTCTTCTGTTGGCAAATCA includes these proteins:
- a CDS encoding AAA family ATPase; protein product: DLPTEEERKDIIKIHIKKRRSNLSKFNIEELAKTSKGFSGAELEEAVKEAMFQAYDNGEALTNEDIKDAIEKTYPLAKTMSEVIDDMRKWAKSRAVMASNEKPEKLEIKEENKIPKLKQEQYNNPFIK